One Trachemys scripta elegans isolate TJP31775 unplaced genomic scaffold, CAS_Tse_1.0 scaffold_28, whole genome shotgun sequence genomic window carries:
- the LOC117870490 gene encoding uncharacterized protein LOC117870490 translates to MVFSTRASQDDSYVREFTMGMESLVSLAKCLPQAETDPDKHQKIQGHSKCALENMNAAKKELEARKNALSSQIRELLVKKKEQSDEEKQKERELRQLEIQMENHEQMRFYIQVKLDMAENHLDEMMAMLKKARKEEKCSKIMTNITLVLLPLFTLLVSMEFFQEALKVTDTKELFLSASIVTIICQVSMYIARKAALELHKTISQYKIQVSDYKREVCICDKEKRETKEKIEDIRASLGEKREIGGEPTELSAVQEEEELRKHIQFVSQLIGKVNTLRSYIDDPSDYEYACMILEEIYQLVWPVVEKGGQESRRFLDTETVKNPVEELKRVVEKLREDMAKAKDRNF, encoded by the exons ATGGTTTTTTCAACACGGGCCTCACAAGATGACAGCTATGTACGTGAGTTCACCATGGGGATGGAGTCCCTAGTGTCTCTAGCCAAATGCCTGCCCCAGGCCGAAACAGACCCGGACAAGCATCAGAAGATTCAGGGACACAGTAAATGTGCTTTGGAGAACATGAACGCTGCAAAGAAGGAGTTAGAAGCCCGAAAAAATGCCCTGAGTTCCCAAATCAGGGAACTGCTTGTCAAAAAGAAAGAGCAGAGCGATGAAGAGAAGCAAAAGGAAAGGGAGCTCAGGCAGTTAGAGATCCAAATGGAAAACCACGAGCAGATGCGCTTTTACATCCAAGTAAAGCTGGACATGGCCGAGAACCATCTGGACGAGATGATGGCAATGCTGAAGAAGGCGAGAAAGGAGGAGAAGTGTAGTAAAATCATGACAAATATCACCCTGGTGCTTCTACCTCTTTTCACTCTCCTAG ttTCGATGGAATTTTTTCAAGAAGCCCTAAAAGTGACCGATACGAAGGAGCTTTTCCTGTCGGCTAGCATTGTAACCATCATTTGCCAGGTGTCTATGTACATTGCTCGGAAAGCAGCCTTGGAATTGCACAAAACCATCAGCCAGTACAAAATCCAGGTCTCCGACTACAAACGGGAAGTTTGCATATGTgacaaagagaagagagaaaccAAGGAGAAGATTGAAGACATCAGGGCCAGtctgggggaaaagagagagattggAGGTGAACCAACTGAGCTTTCAGcagtgcaggaggaggaggagctgagaaAACACATACAATTTGTGAGCCAGCTGATTGGGAAAGTCAACACGCTCAGGTCATACATTGATGACCCCTCAGACTATGAATATGCCTGCATGATTTTGGAGGAGATTTATCAGTTAGTGTGGCCAGTGGTAGAaaagggagggcaggagagcaggagGTTCCTTGACACAGAGACAGTAAAGAACCCAGTCGAGGAGCTAAAACGTGTGGTTGAAAAGCTTAGGGAGGATATGGCCAAGGCTAAAGACAGGAATTTTTAG